The Gordonibacter urolithinfaciens genome contains a region encoding:
- a CDS encoding MFS transporter, whose translation MSEKAKGKFFTQGWIQVFLVFIVCIVTQGFGLYSFSMLRIPMTEMLGAEASVVSLGFSVYLVVSGVAGLAVNGLVSRIGIKGCLLIAAVMYSGGFLILGFVDSLWMVFLAYAVMGIGNGCGGFVLITSIPANWFVKRRGLATGITLCATFPASLITTNLVAVLAAAGSWQNAPLILGLISFVVLLVSAFLIKFRPQDVGLYPDGMTEEEAAQVKSEETAGAVKVVGLNRSQAVKTFTFWAIIFSFGLIGIGEQGVFQNFPTYIVYTGFDLATAGVFMTFLSIAGCVGKLLSGYFIDRIGPRITYVVVNVLAACGLLLIVLFGANVAVLYIGGFFFGAALSSAPVCFTSAVSKYLGPAYFAALYSIAFLAKTVMDAIGVPALAAVGGSAFGWDGALIVGAAFILVSAAFMLFGAKKSKELTKMEEDAVKELGERA comes from the coding sequence GTGTCAGAAAAAGCAAAGGGGAAGTTCTTCACCCAAGGTTGGATCCAGGTGTTCCTCGTTTTCATCGTCTGCATCGTCACGCAGGGGTTCGGGCTGTACTCGTTCAGCATGCTCCGCATTCCCATGACGGAGATGCTGGGAGCCGAGGCCTCCGTCGTGAGCCTGGGATTCTCGGTGTACCTCGTGGTGTCGGGGGTCGCCGGTCTCGCCGTGAACGGCCTGGTCTCCCGTATCGGCATCAAGGGATGCCTGCTGATCGCCGCGGTCATGTACTCGGGCGGGTTCCTGATACTCGGCTTCGTCGACTCGCTGTGGATGGTGTTCTTGGCGTACGCCGTCATGGGCATCGGCAACGGATGCGGCGGCTTCGTGCTCATCACGTCGATACCGGCGAACTGGTTCGTCAAGCGTCGCGGCCTCGCGACCGGCATCACGCTCTGCGCGACGTTCCCCGCCTCGCTCATCACCACGAACCTGGTTGCCGTGCTGGCCGCCGCCGGCAGCTGGCAGAACGCCCCGCTGATCTTGGGCCTCATCTCGTTCGTCGTGCTTCTGGTCTCGGCGTTCCTCATCAAGTTCCGCCCGCAGGACGTCGGCCTGTACCCCGACGGGATGACCGAGGAGGAGGCGGCGCAGGTGAAGAGCGAGGAGACCGCCGGCGCGGTCAAGGTGGTCGGACTCAACCGCTCGCAGGCGGTGAAGACCTTCACGTTCTGGGCCATCATATTCAGCTTCGGCCTGATCGGCATCGGCGAGCAGGGCGTGTTCCAGAACTTCCCCACCTACATCGTCTACACCGGGTTCGACTTGGCGACGGCCGGCGTGTTCATGACGTTCCTCTCCATCGCGGGCTGTGTGGGCAAGCTCCTGTCCGGCTACTTCATCGACCGGATCGGGCCGCGCATCACCTACGTCGTGGTCAACGTGCTCGCCGCCTGCGGCCTTCTGCTCATCGTGCTCTTCGGCGCCAACGTCGCGGTGCTCTACATCGGCGGCTTCTTCTTCGGCGCCGCCCTGAGCTCGGCGCCCGTGTGCTTCACGTCTGCCGTGTCCAAGTACCTGGGCCCCGCCTACTTCGCCGCCCTCTACAGCATCGCGTTTTTGGCGAAGACCGTCATGGACGCCATCGGCGTCCCCGCGCTCGCAGCGGTGGGCGGCTCGGCCTTCGGCTGGGACGGCGCGCTGATCGTCGGCGCCGCGTTCATCCTCGTGTCGGCTGCGTTCATGCTGTTCGGCGCCAAGAAGAGCAAGGAGCTGACGAAGATGGAGGAGGACGCCGTCAAGGAGCTGGGAGAGAGGGCGTAG
- a CDS encoding LuxR C-terminal-related transcriptional regulator, with protein MENLSALRTDPGVFPSTKLRAPRLPNRLYPLGELYELVERALDKNSLILAAPAGCGKTSLVAAWERHARQSEDGTPTSVSWVRLDADDSDYARFCSLLLAGLEAFVPDVRQQFCEVLGDGGPDAVPGALVVAIERAGLPAACGRNVLVLDNFEAASNGPVDRLVSYLIAYMPAGYKLVVCSQEAPSLSAASPVPDFDDMAALVTAEQLVLDDKAAAGFLRSSLGEEAGVPESILGSAVRAAGGRLPALNVAARCLAEARPRMDEVPDSAACGRLSLLDELLAALSERERDLLVKTSFLDLVSPPLCDDVLEAEGCDGVLASIAAKTGVLVTVDGKRRWYKAQSPWPHYLQSKFRKLDRAEVRGLCKRASAYLKNHNHVGQAIDCLCKAALWDELEDLVGEHHLSLMFDNRFDVFGEVLSKLPRHVLESSPKLSIAQAWVLAKAGSVEESVRFVKMSESLTDADSPDASQLKAERLAVLSLCCGHSGDIRAGKDMVAELLSCGQGDPGVLASLVYNAAGCIVAREKEPARVVDYLENCLEVAAGQGNRPACSVLCYFAARQRIDAGDLRSAEKTAWRARDGLGFSSMDELEVLPEVIEATVMRKRGEFARAEEAYSRCLGSLGPSSGIEFFAEAGCGLALALRAQGRMGEAADTARSILQLCDRSHAERPRLIALVYLAMIEIDAGNIDQAADHVRALRGANPASADLIGDLIALALARFRFASGQVEEAGKSLDRLAGAFEESGRYGLLLSALVAKGMVLYAQGLQGPSSHAVLRALELARDTGEIEAFVNEGFSMTRLLGGMRERRLVGDGLDALAQRITQEIAELNIPEPAWRLERRDGSPLTAREREVCELLALGYSNRQIAESLCVSINTVDTHRKRIYLKLGVNNRKDLVEKIGAAGGR; from the coding sequence ATGGAGAACCTTTCCGCATTGCGAACGGATCCCGGCGTATTCCCCTCGACGAAGCTCCGCGCCCCGCGCCTTCCCAACCGCCTCTACCCGCTTGGCGAGCTTTACGAGCTGGTGGAAAGGGCCTTAGACAAGAACTCGCTCATCCTCGCGGCCCCTGCCGGCTGCGGCAAGACCTCGCTCGTCGCCGCCTGGGAAAGGCATGCGAGGCAGTCCGAGGACGGTACGCCGACGAGCGTCTCGTGGGTCAGGCTCGATGCCGACGACAGCGATTACGCGCGGTTCTGCAGCCTGCTCCTTGCCGGTTTGGAGGCTTTCGTCCCGGACGTGCGGCAGCAGTTTTGCGAGGTGCTGGGGGACGGCGGGCCGGATGCGGTTCCGGGCGCCCTGGTAGTCGCCATCGAACGTGCCGGCCTGCCGGCGGCTTGCGGCAGGAACGTGCTCGTACTCGACAACTTCGAGGCTGCGAGCAACGGCCCGGTCGACCGCCTCGTCAGCTATCTCATCGCCTACATGCCGGCCGGGTACAAGCTCGTTGTGTGCAGCCAGGAAGCGCCCTCTCTCTCAGCAGCGAGCCCGGTCCCGGATTTCGACGACATGGCCGCGCTCGTCACTGCGGAGCAGCTCGTGCTGGACGATAAGGCGGCCGCGGGGTTCCTCCGTTCCTCTCTCGGGGAGGAGGCAGGGGTGCCCGAGAGCATCCTCGGCTCGGCGGTCCGGGCGGCCGGCGGTCGGCTTCCGGCCTTGAACGTGGCTGCGCGCTGCCTTGCCGAGGCGCGGCCCCGCATGGACGAGGTTCCCGATTCTGCTGCATGCGGCCGGCTCTCGCTGCTGGACGAGCTCTTGGCGGCGCTCTCCGAACGGGAGCGGGACCTTCTGGTGAAAACGTCCTTCCTCGACTTAGTGAGCCCGCCGCTTTGCGACGATGTCCTTGAAGCCGAGGGGTGCGACGGCGTCCTGGCGTCGATCGCGGCGAAAACCGGCGTCCTCGTGACGGTGGACGGCAAGAGGCGCTGGTACAAGGCGCAGAGCCCTTGGCCGCATTACCTGCAATCGAAGTTCAGGAAGCTCGATCGCGCCGAGGTGAGGGGGCTGTGCAAGAGGGCCAGCGCCTACCTGAAGAACCATAACCATGTGGGGCAGGCGATCGACTGCCTGTGCAAAGCGGCCCTTTGGGACGAGCTCGAAGACCTGGTCGGCGAGCATCACCTCTCGCTCATGTTCGACAACCGCTTCGACGTGTTCGGCGAGGTGCTCTCGAAGCTGCCGCGTCACGTCCTCGAATCATCCCCGAAGCTGAGCATAGCCCAGGCATGGGTGCTCGCCAAGGCCGGCTCGGTCGAGGAGTCCGTACGCTTCGTGAAGATGTCGGAAAGCCTTACCGATGCGGATTCCCCCGATGCTTCCCAGCTTAAGGCGGAACGCTTGGCCGTGCTATCCCTTTGCTGCGGTCACAGCGGCGACATCCGGGCGGGGAAGGATATGGTGGCCGAGCTTCTAAGCTGCGGCCAGGGCGACCCGGGAGTGCTCGCCAGCCTGGTGTACAACGCGGCGGGGTGCATCGTGGCGAGGGAGAAGGAGCCCGCAAGGGTAGTCGATTACCTCGAAAACTGCTTGGAGGTAGCCGCGGGCCAGGGTAACAGGCCCGCATGCTCGGTGCTTTGCTATTTCGCAGCGCGACAGCGCATCGATGCGGGGGACTTGCGGAGTGCCGAGAAGACTGCTTGGAGGGCAAGGGACGGCCTCGGCTTCTCCAGCATGGACGAGCTCGAGGTCCTCCCCGAGGTGATAGAGGCGACGGTCATGCGGAAAAGAGGGGAGTTCGCACGCGCCGAGGAGGCTTACTCCCGCTGTCTCGGCTCTCTCGGCCCCTCTTCGGGGATCGAGTTTTTCGCCGAGGCGGGGTGCGGCCTCGCCTTGGCGCTGCGCGCGCAGGGCAGGATGGGGGAGGCCGCCGACACGGCCCGCTCGATCCTGCAGCTCTGCGACAGGAGCCATGCGGAGCGGCCGCGGCTGATAGCCCTCGTGTACCTGGCGATGATCGAGATAGACGCCGGGAACATCGACCAGGCCGCCGACCATGTTCGGGCGCTGAGGGGCGCGAACCCCGCCTCGGCGGATCTTATCGGCGACCTGATCGCGCTCGCCCTTGCGCGCTTCCGCTTCGCGAGCGGCCAGGTGGAGGAGGCGGGGAAATCCCTCGACCGGCTTGCCGGGGCGTTCGAGGAGAGCGGGCGCTACGGGCTCCTCCTTTCCGCGCTCGTCGCCAAGGGCATGGTCCTCTACGCCCAGGGCCTGCAGGGGCCTTCCTCGCATGCGGTCTTGCGCGCCTTGGAGCTGGCCCGGGACACCGGCGAGATAGAGGCGTTCGTCAACGAGGGGTTCTCCATGACGCGCCTGCTCGGGGGGATGCGCGAAAGGAGGCTCGTGGGCGACGGCCTGGACGCCCTTGCGCAGAGGATAACGCAGGAGATCGCCGAGCTGAACATCCCGGAGCCCGCATGGCGCCTCGAACGGCGCGACGGCAGCCCCCTGACGGCACGCGAGCGCGAGGTCTGCGAGCTGCTCGCCCTCGGCTACAGCAACCGGCAGATCGCCGAGAGCCTGTGCGTGTCCATCAACACCGTCGACACGCACCGCAAGAGGATATACCTGAAGCTGGGCGTAAACAACCGGAAGGACCTGGTCGAGAAGATCGGTGCAGCGGGGGGACGGTGA
- a CDS encoding GNAT family N-acetyltransferase, with amino-acid sequence MARGIVCALAGGVCWGFSGTCAQLLMNDYGAPAEWITCVRMVIAAVFFLFLTAVRDWRDLVAVFRDRRSLVQIALFAVFGVLLTQMSYLNAIRYTSAGVGTTIEQIGLVLIMLYVCVRARRLPRVREALGLACALGGMLLIATQGEIDQLAIPPEGLGWGLVSAVALAFYTLMPVRVLKKWGAMLVTGLAMLFGGSAASAVVQPWAVPVQLSGGALAALVAIVLVGTLGAYMLYLQGVADAGPVKASLLCCVEPVSAMVLALFWLHTPVSVWDLAGCGLIVAMIFLVTEREKKPRAADGVAEPIAAGMVAYDDPPLFAGRASVLGYYTSRPAVREDFDQVSALLDAGHETFAALGIDEGRKKYPSARRLMHSIKNGTTHVVEDAHGHMIAVFAVSFSPDKNYAAGIDGAWLTDTDEQPQPYAELHWVSVAPAARRRGVGQFILETAGRIARAGGRRSIRADVYERNVPIQKLLEKHGYARCGILSMRDVFGRRKTRVAYERLL; translated from the coding sequence ATGGCGCGCGGCATCGTGTGCGCGCTGGCGGGCGGGGTGTGCTGGGGCTTCTCGGGCACCTGCGCGCAGCTGCTCATGAACGACTACGGCGCGCCGGCGGAGTGGATCACCTGCGTGCGCATGGTCATCGCCGCCGTGTTCTTCCTGTTCCTAACCGCAGTGCGCGACTGGCGCGACCTCGTGGCCGTGTTTCGCGACCGCCGCTCGCTCGTGCAGATCGCGCTGTTCGCCGTCTTCGGCGTGCTGCTCACCCAGATGAGCTACCTGAACGCCATCAGGTACACGAGCGCCGGCGTGGGCACCACCATCGAGCAGATCGGCCTCGTGCTCATCATGCTCTACGTGTGCGTGCGCGCCCGGCGCCTGCCGCGCGTGCGGGAGGCGCTGGGGCTCGCGTGCGCCCTGGGCGGCATGCTGCTCATCGCCACGCAGGGCGAGATCGACCAGCTGGCCATCCCGCCCGAGGGGCTGGGATGGGGGCTCGTGTCGGCCGTGGCGCTGGCCTTCTACACGCTCATGCCCGTGCGCGTGCTGAAGAAATGGGGCGCCATGCTGGTCACGGGGCTGGCCATGCTGTTCGGCGGCTCGGCGGCGTCGGCCGTCGTGCAGCCGTGGGCCGTTCCGGTGCAGCTTTCGGGCGGCGCACTGGCGGCGCTCGTGGCCATCGTGCTCGTGGGCACGCTGGGCGCCTACATGCTGTACCTGCAGGGCGTGGCCGACGCCGGCCCGGTGAAGGCCAGCCTGCTGTGCTGCGTCGAGCCGGTGTCGGCCATGGTGCTGGCCCTGTTCTGGCTGCATACGCCCGTGTCGGTGTGGGACCTGGCGGGCTGCGGCCTCATTGTGGCCATGATCTTCCTCGTGACCGAACGGGAGAAGAAGCCGCGGGCCGCAGACGGAGTCGCGGAGCCGATTGCCGCCGGCATGGTCGCCTACGACGATCCGCCGCTGTTCGCCGGCCGCGCCTCGGTGCTGGGCTACTACACGAGCCGTCCCGCCGTGCGCGAGGACTTCGACCAGGTGTCGGCCCTGCTCGATGCCGGGCACGAGACGTTCGCCGCGCTCGGCATCGACGAGGGGCGCAAGAAGTACCCCTCGGCGCGCCGCCTCATGCACAGCATAAAGAACGGCACGACGCACGTGGTGGAGGACGCGCATGGGCATATGATAGCCGTGTTCGCCGTGTCGTTCTCGCCCGACAAGAACTATGCGGCGGGCATCGACGGCGCCTGGCTCACCGACACGGACGAACAGCCCCAACCCTACGCCGAACTGCACTGGGTTTCGGTGGCGCCCGCGGCGCGGCGGCGCGGCGTGGGTCAGTTCATCCTGGAGACGGCGGGCCGCATCGCGCGCGCAGGCGGGCGCCGGAGCATCCGCGCCGACGTGTACGAGCGGAACGTGCCCATCCAGAAGCTCTTGGAGAAGCACGGCTATGCGCGCTGCGGCATCCTCTCCATGAGGGACGTGTTCGGCCGCCGGAAAACCCGGGTGGCCTACGAGCGCCTTCTGTAG
- a CDS encoding GNAT family N-acetyltransferase, protein MVGQAAIAQAAPRKSHVARGIAFAALGGICWGFSGTCAQLMTSELGVPVAWITCVRLLLGALIFLVACLFKNWRSLRAVLRDKRSLLRIAAFSMFGVLLTQMSYLSAISYTNAGTGTVLERLGLVVIMFIVCVRVRRWPKPRELFGLVFALGGTFLIATKGNIGALAIPAEGLMWGVVSAFALAAYTLLPGKVLAKWGSFIVTGLAMLLGGTVATVFVQPWSIPVDITPELVGVMGAMVIIGTFAAYLFYLQGITDAGPVRAGLVGCVEPVSATVISAVWLGTPVTPVDVAGIAMIVVMVLLVTQREEAPAKGEGGLDGSPDDLPPFEGRASLLGYYRSRPATHDDFVRFQEVLEDGHEALAALGIEEKGSKKYPSERRVMRAIDWGTAHVVTVPERTGDEEAGGERIIGVFAVDPRGDEAYGRSSGADWLTESAEPPAGEAPYAALHWVCVASEARRRGVGMFILGEAERLAKAAGKRSLRCDVYEGNEPMRALLMEYGFSSCGTAVLRDRLGRERRRAAFERLW, encoded by the coding sequence ATGGTCGGTCAGGCGGCAATCGCGCAGGCGGCGCCCAGGAAAAGCCATGTGGCACGCGGCATCGCGTTCGCGGCGCTCGGTGGCATCTGCTGGGGGTTCTCGGGAACCTGCGCCCAGCTCATGACGAGCGAGCTCGGGGTGCCGGTGGCGTGGATCACCTGCGTGCGCCTGCTGCTGGGAGCCCTCATCTTCCTCGTGGCGTGCCTCTTCAAGAACTGGCGCAGCCTGCGCGCCGTGCTGCGCGACAAGCGCTCGCTGCTCCGTATCGCGGCCTTCTCGATGTTCGGCGTGCTGCTCACCCAGATGAGCTACCTGTCGGCCATCTCCTACACGAATGCGGGCACGGGTACCGTGCTGGAACGCCTTGGACTCGTGGTCATCATGTTCATCGTGTGCGTGCGCGTGCGGCGCTGGCCGAAGCCGCGCGAGCTGTTCGGCCTCGTGTTCGCCCTGGGCGGCACGTTCCTCATCGCCACGAAGGGCAACATCGGAGCGCTCGCCATACCGGCCGAGGGGCTCATGTGGGGCGTCGTGTCGGCATTCGCGCTGGCGGCCTACACGCTGCTTCCCGGCAAGGTGCTGGCGAAGTGGGGCAGCTTCATCGTCACGGGCCTGGCCATGCTCCTGGGGGGCACGGTGGCCACCGTGTTCGTGCAGCCGTGGAGCATCCCCGTGGACATCACGCCCGAGCTCGTGGGCGTCATGGGTGCCATGGTGATCATCGGCACGTTCGCCGCGTACCTGTTTTACCTGCAGGGCATCACCGATGCCGGCCCGGTGCGTGCCGGTCTCGTGGGCTGCGTCGAGCCGGTGTCGGCAACGGTCATCTCGGCCGTGTGGCTGGGCACGCCCGTCACGCCGGTGGACGTGGCGGGCATCGCCATGATCGTGGTCATGGTGCTCTTGGTGACGCAGCGCGAGGAGGCGCCCGCGAAGGGCGAGGGCGGCCTGGACGGCTCGCCCGACGACCTGCCGCCCTTCGAGGGACGCGCCTCGCTTCTGGGCTATTATCGCTCCCGTCCTGCCACGCACGACGACTTCGTGCGCTTCCAGGAGGTGCTGGAAGACGGCCACGAGGCGCTGGCCGCCTTGGGCATCGAGGAGAAGGGGTCGAAGAAGTACCCCTCCGAGCGCCGCGTCATGCGCGCCATCGACTGGGGCACCGCCCATGTGGTCACGGTGCCCGAGCGCACCGGCGACGAGGAGGCCGGCGGCGAGCGCATCATCGGCGTGTTTGCCGTCGACCCGCGCGGAGACGAGGCCTATGGCCGTTCCTCGGGCGCGGACTGGCTCACCGAGTCTGCCGAGCCTCCTGCCGGGGAGGCCCCGTATGCGGCCCTGCACTGGGTGTGCGTGGCATCGGAGGCGCGCCGCCGCGGCGTGGGCATGTTCATCCTGGGCGAGGCCGAGCGCCTCGCGAAGGCTGCCGGCAAGCGCAGCCTTCGCTGCGATGTGTACGAGGGCAACGAGCCCATGCGCGCGCTGCTCATGGAGTACGGCTTCTCGTCCTGCGGCACCGCTGTCCTGCGCGACCGCCTGGGCCGCGAGAGACGCCGCGCCGCGTTCGAGCGCCTGTGGTGA
- a CDS encoding GNAT family N-acetyltransferase: MQFRSTRASDVDRIMDILADGRRALAELGIDQWQGGYPHREAIEADRARGESYVVVGDEGDVVATAMVGFSGERDYDLIDRGSWLTNTRSDDACYGVVHRVAVSASCKGRGAASFLLACAEELTRDRGCESVRIDTHPGNLPMRRLLEKSGYAECGVIYIAHAEAGTPERIAYEKLV, translated from the coding sequence GTGCAATTCCGCTCAACCCGCGCGTCGGACGTCGACCGCATCATGGACATCCTCGCCGACGGCCGGCGCGCGCTCGCCGAGCTCGGCATCGACCAGTGGCAGGGCGGGTACCCGCATCGCGAGGCTATCGAAGCCGATCGTGCACGCGGAGAGTCCTACGTCGTGGTCGGCGACGAAGGCGACGTCGTGGCCACGGCTATGGTGGGCTTCTCGGGCGAACGCGACTACGACCTGATCGATCGGGGCTCATGGCTCACCAACACGCGCTCGGATGATGCGTGCTACGGCGTGGTGCACCGCGTGGCGGTCTCGGCCTCGTGCAAGGGGCGCGGCGCCGCCTCGTTCTTGCTGGCCTGCGCCGAGGAGCTGACGCGCGACCGAGGATGCGAGAGCGTGCGCATCGACACGCATCCTGGCAACCTGCCCATGCGCCGTTTGCTGGAGAAGAGCGGCTACGCCGAATGCGGCGTCATCTACATCGCGCATGCCGAAGCGGGCACGCCCGAGCGCATCGCCTACGAGAAGCTGGTGTAG
- a CDS encoding alcohol dehydrogenase has product MSVKSREKIALFVFLVLIVLSLCGLGWYLVAGHSWNVAASNLDDTFGSMDGYTAIVYPGTAVEPVAGKGAGDAAAEDDAVGDAADGKESAEGAAAGKEADAGSPDAPGSSGGKDATGTAGTASVPGTDAGESLLGSKKKTLSAQEAKEGYEEKGATVFSLDTVDLDAYREGVILKKGGHRFGVFGIAEPTSTIVLEKQIAYFKRHKVDFIVLVTPDKEYAEDVSGIDIVVSTQDEDLFVMGETIDGTFYVDAPAVGSVGAILISPSNVVSAKVLQAS; this is encoded by the coding sequence ATGTCGGTGAAATCTCGCGAGAAAATAGCGCTCTTCGTGTTCCTGGTCCTTATCGTCCTTAGCCTGTGCGGCTTGGGATGGTACCTGGTGGCAGGGCACTCTTGGAACGTGGCGGCATCGAACCTGGATGACACGTTCGGAAGCATGGACGGCTACACCGCCATCGTGTACCCGGGGACTGCCGTCGAACCGGTGGCCGGGAAGGGTGCGGGGGATGCGGCTGCGGAGGACGATGCGGTTGGGGACGCGGCCGACGGCAAGGAATCGGCCGAAGGCGCGGCTGCCGGCAAGGAGGCCGATGCCGGCTCGCCGGATGCCCCGGGGTCGTCCGGCGGCAAAGACGCCACCGGCACGGCAGGGACCGCGTCCGTCCCGGGAACGGATGCCGGGGAGAGCCTGCTCGGCTCGAAGAAGAAGACGCTCAGCGCCCAGGAGGCAAAGGAAGGCTACGAGGAGAAGGGCGCCACGGTGTTCTCGCTCGACACGGTCGACCTCGACGCGTACCGCGAGGGCGTCATCCTGAAGAAGGGCGGGCACCGCTTCGGCGTTTTCGGCATCGCCGAGCCCACGTCCACCATCGTGCTGGAGAAGCAGATCGCCTACTTCAAGCGCCACAAGGTCGATTTCATCGTGCTCGTCACGCCCGACAAGGAGTACGCCGAGGACGTCTCGGGCATCGACATCGTGGTGTCCACCCAGGACGAGGACCTGTTCGTCATGGGCGAGACCATCGACGGCACGTTCTACGTGGACGCCCCGGCCGTCGGCTCGGTGGGCGCCATCCTCATATCCCCCAGCAACGTCGTGTCCGCCAAGGTGCTGCAGGCCTCGTAG
- a CDS encoding GGDEF domain-containing protein, translating into MYDDPFLEPIRDSIAFGMTADVVQSELLDLNPVAFWTVDGLDVRYYTASPVAGTEWDVVSVAGFWDAYAKVMRVIFPLAIVAVAVIAAAFLLMQRPFARQMKKARLLEKSVAELQKKVYSDGPADSGFADLIELTSSGLSDGLTGTVTRSVFTSRLANALDGAGDGIYVLCFIDIDDFKGINDTFGHATGDMALKAVGFLLREFERRYDGLVGRYGGGEFTLLMTDFDDEAELRRVLDELTERLHVDIRAGSASFAVHCSMGASVWDRQVDADELLEQADRALYLVKQRGKEGYCVYQDEEWS; encoded by the coding sequence GTGTACGACGATCCCTTTCTCGAGCCCATCCGCGATTCCATCGCCTTCGGCATGACCGCCGACGTCGTGCAAAGCGAGCTTCTGGACCTGAACCCGGTGGCGTTCTGGACCGTGGACGGCCTCGATGTGCGCTACTACACTGCCTCTCCCGTGGCGGGTACCGAGTGGGACGTCGTGAGCGTGGCAGGGTTCTGGGACGCGTATGCCAAGGTCATGCGCGTCATCTTCCCGCTGGCCATCGTGGCGGTGGCAGTCATCGCGGCGGCCTTCCTGCTTATGCAGCGCCCCTTCGCGCGCCAGATGAAGAAGGCGCGCCTTTTGGAGAAGTCGGTTGCCGAGCTGCAGAAGAAGGTCTACAGCGACGGACCCGCCGACAGCGGCTTCGCCGACCTCATCGAGCTCACCTCATCGGGGCTTTCCGACGGCCTGACCGGCACGGTGACGCGCTCGGTGTTCACGAGCCGGCTGGCGAACGCGCTGGACGGCGCCGGCGACGGCATCTACGTGCTCTGCTTCATCGATATCGATGACTTCAAGGGCATCAACGACACGTTCGGCCACGCAACCGGAGACATGGCGCTCAAAGCCGTGGGCTTCCTGCTGCGCGAGTTCGAGCGCCGCTACGACGGATTGGTCGGCCGCTACGGGGGAGGCGAGTTCACCTTGCTCATGACCGACTTCGACGACGAGGCCGAACTGCGACGCGTCCTCGACGAGCTCACCGAGCGCCTGCACGTGGATATCCGGGCTGGAAGCGCCTCGTTCGCGGTGCACTGCAGCATGGGCGCGTCGGTGTGGGATCGCCAGGTGGACGCCGACGAGCTCTTGGAGCAGGCGGATCGTGCGCTGTACCTTGTCAAGCAGCGTGGCAAAGAAGGCTACTGCGTCTACCAGGACGAGGAGTGGTCATGA
- a CDS encoding GGDEF domain-containing protein encodes MRRSAWRGGFGFALLSLAAVALCAALGMAVYNEVKDIRRTDADNLLASFQQTIELKLKGGLGETGDLVAALEVDPSDEAWLPAAADALLARDEVVGVLYVVDDTMRYAFPESDFGNMVGRDLSQFTYVFTLAKYTDGFVVEGPVTLENGVESFVFVEPVDVDGAYHGEVAVALKADFVIEQLDLSLLEQGGYLYELWAVSPQDGRKDVIAVSDGGHDFSHAAKATFGMPSEWTLSVMPADGWVPGLWTAAIVAVATAISLLLVGLMFLGERTRRMERCVERAKRTDQETGMYNFDGFVEMLEKERLGPDSPLTLICATVDDFEETSIAMGRDARQEYLGKVLGEIDAAVRGNQVGARVGCGTFAVAIRGRVGKQVLVDTMRSLELALMWKVRAGDRKAFCRARSAAVYYPEDGDDLVALLERTIKLLDRDKPEGFGSNRRRRK; translated from the coding sequence ATGAGGCGTTCGGCGTGGCGAGGGGGCTTCGGATTCGCGTTGCTCTCCCTCGCGGCGGTCGCGCTGTGCGCCGCGCTCGGCATGGCCGTCTACAACGAGGTGAAGGACATTCGCCGGACCGATGCCGACAACCTGCTCGCCTCATTCCAGCAGACCATCGAGTTGAAGCTGAAGGGCGGCTTGGGCGAGACGGGCGATTTGGTGGCCGCCCTCGAGGTCGATCCTTCCGACGAGGCATGGTTGCCCGCTGCTGCGGATGCCCTCCTCGCGCGCGACGAGGTGGTCGGCGTTCTCTACGTGGTGGACGATACGATGCGCTACGCGTTTCCTGAAAGCGACTTCGGCAACATGGTGGGGCGCGACCTCTCCCAGTTCACCTACGTGTTCACCTTGGCGAAGTATACCGACGGCTTCGTCGTGGAGGGGCCGGTCACGCTTGAGAACGGCGTTGAGTCGTTCGTGTTCGTGGAACCCGTCGATGTCGACGGCGCGTACCATGGCGAGGTTGCGGTGGCCCTCAAGGCGGATTTCGTCATCGAGCAGCTCGACCTTTCCCTGCTCGAGCAGGGCGGCTACCTCTACGAGCTGTGGGCGGTAAGCCCCCAGGACGGTCGCAAGGACGTCATCGCCGTTTCGGACGGGGGGCACGATTTCTCCCATGCGGCGAAAGCGACCTTCGGCATGCCCTCCGAATGGACGCTGTCCGTCATGCCGGCCGACGGCTGGGTTCCGGGCCTCTGGACGGCGGCCATCGTGGCCGTGGCGACCGCAATCTCGCTCCTTTTAGTCGGCCTTATGTTCCTCGGTGAACGGACGAGGCGGATGGAACGATGCGTCGAACGGGCGAAGCGCACCGATCAGGAGACGGGCATGTACAACTTCGACGGCTTCGTTGAGATGCTCGAGAAAGAAAGGCTCGGCCCCGATTCGCCGCTCACGCTCATCTGCGCGACGGTGGACGATTTCGAGGAAACGTCCATCGCAATGGGCCGGGACGCGCGACAGGAGTATCTTGGCAAAGTGCTCGGGGAGATAGACGCGGCGGTGCGCGGCAACCAGGTGGGCGCACGGGTGGGCTGCGGAACCTTCGCCGTCGCCATCCGCGGGCGGGTGGGCAAGCAGGTGCTCGTGGACACGATGCGCTCGCTCGAGCTCGCCCTCATGTGGAAGGTGCGCGCGGGCGACCGCAAGGCGTTCTGCCGCGCACGTTCGGCAGCTGTGTACTATCCCGAGGACGGCGACGACCTCGTGGCGCTCTTGGAGCGGACGATCAAGCTGCTCGATCGCGACAAGCCCGAGGGGTTCGGCTCCAATCGCAGGCGCCGGAAGTAG